Proteins encoded within one genomic window of Sphingosinicella ginsenosidimutans:
- a CDS encoding tetratricopeptide repeat protein: protein MGWVMMIGLAVLTGAGLWFFLRRDMGAVQFAAAAILLALAGYAWQGRPDLAGAPKPRPEHEEVPDSQFAQMRGDMLGRFDRAAQWLTMAEGFQRRGDTQTGVEIVEAGLRDSPNDPDLWVGLGNALVVHGGGMMNPAAQFAFQRAQQIAPQHPGPRFFYGLALAQGGHFDEAERIWRDLLAEAPAGAPYRAAIEERLQALQAARLSGEIPAPPPSAEDAPASGIAPEGNPSTGAPSPPPAGAATGR, encoded by the coding sequence ATGGGCTGGGTGATGATGATCGGCCTTGCCGTGCTGACCGGCGCCGGCCTTTGGTTCTTCCTTCGGCGGGACATGGGCGCGGTCCAGTTCGCGGCGGCGGCGATCCTGCTCGCGCTCGCCGGCTACGCCTGGCAGGGGCGACCCGACCTCGCCGGCGCGCCGAAGCCGAGGCCCGAGCATGAGGAGGTTCCCGACAGCCAGTTCGCCCAGATGCGCGGCGACATGCTCGGCCGGTTCGACCGCGCGGCGCAATGGCTGACGATGGCGGAAGGGTTCCAGCGGCGCGGTGACACGCAGACCGGCGTCGAGATCGTCGAAGCCGGGCTTCGCGATTCGCCGAACGATCCCGATCTCTGGGTGGGGCTTGGCAACGCGCTCGTCGTCCATGGCGGCGGAATGATGAACCCGGCGGCGCAATTCGCTTTCCAGCGAGCGCAGCAGATCGCGCCGCAGCATCCCGGGCCGCGCTTCTTCTATGGGCTCGCGCTGGCGCAGGGCGGCCATTTCGACGAGGCCGAGCGCATCTGGCGCGATCTTCTTGCCGAAGCGCCCGCCGGCGCGCCTTATCGCGCGGCGATCGAGGAGCGGCTCCAGGCGCTGCAGGCGGCGCGGCTCAGCGGTGAAATCCCGGCACCCCCACCATCGGCCGAGGATGCGCCGGCAAGCGGAATCGCGCCCGAGGGCAATCCGTCCACCGGTGCCCCGTCGCCGCCCCCCGCCGGCGCGGCGACGGGTCGATAG
- a CDS encoding DsbE family thiol:disulfide interchange protein, with the protein MRRLRIILWIPVLVVGLLFIVLAVGLYRPDDHQIQSAMIGKDVPEFSLAAALDGRPGLSSRNLRDGQPHLVNIFASWCIPCRTEAVQLAELSRRGIPIDGIAVRDRPQDLAAFLDQYGDPFRAIGADNDRRVQLSLGSAGVPETFIVDGRGVIRHQHIGAIMDSDIPAIVAAWEAAR; encoded by the coding sequence ATGAGGCGGCTACGGATCATCCTGTGGATCCCGGTGCTCGTCGTCGGCCTGCTCTTCATCGTGCTCGCCGTCGGCCTCTACCGGCCCGACGATCACCAGATCCAGTCGGCGATGATCGGCAAGGACGTGCCCGAGTTCAGCCTTGCTGCAGCGCTCGACGGGCGGCCCGGCCTGTCGAGCCGCAACCTGCGCGACGGTCAGCCGCACCTCGTCAACATCTTCGCGAGCTGGTGCATCCCGTGCCGGACGGAGGCCGTCCAGCTCGCCGAGCTCAGCCGGCGCGGCATTCCGATCGACGGGATCGCCGTGCGCGACCGCCCCCAGGACCTCGCCGCCTTCCTTGACCAATATGGCGATCCATTCCGCGCGATCGGCGCCGACAACGACCGGCGCGTCCAGCTTTCGCTCGGCTCGGCCGGCGTGCCCGAAACCTTCATCGTCGACGGGCGCGGCGTCATTCGCCACCAGCATATCGGCGCCATCATGGACAGCGACATCCCGGCCATCGTCGCGGCGTGGGAGGCGGCGCGATGA
- a CDS encoding cytochrome c-type biogenesis protein — MRKALVTAALLVASPALADSLLPPAPLADVQLADPNQERQAKALMETIRCVVCQGQSIADSNAEMAGDMRSMIRERIQAGETPDQIRAWMISRYGEWVSFQPPVEPKTWPLWGLPLLLLIAGLLLIRGRLRLRRR; from the coding sequence ATGAGGAAGGCCCTTGTCACCGCCGCGCTGCTGGTCGCGAGCCCGGCGCTCGCCGATTCGCTGCTGCCGCCGGCGCCGCTCGCCGACGTGCAGCTCGCCGATCCGAACCAGGAGCGCCAGGCCAAGGCGCTGATGGAAACGATCCGCTGCGTCGTCTGCCAGGGCCAGTCGATCGCCGATTCGAACGCAGAGATGGCCGGCGACATGCGCTCGATGATCCGCGAGCGAATCCAGGCCGGCGAGACGCCGGACCAGATCCGCGCCTGGATGATCTCGCGCTACGGCGAGTGGGTGAGCTTCCAGCCGCCCGTCGAGCCGAAGACCTGGCCGCTCTGGGGGCTGCCGCTGCTCCTGCTGATCGCCGGGCTCCTGCTCATTCGCGGACGCCTGAGGCTGAGGAGGCGCTGA